A single window of Scylla paramamosain isolate STU-SP2022 chromosome 41, ASM3559412v1, whole genome shotgun sequence DNA harbors:
- the LOC135093048 gene encoding syntaxin-1A-like isoform X1 — MPAPSGGRRRSVSLLLVLLLGFLTLKPKEIVMTRDRLKEMQEKSKANGVSESAVVSIEGSEDQKELMELLEKLGPLYDKLKVMTTQVHDVRRMIHDYDQRQEVEDKVDSIKGDARKLRVELEGVKAKIGKSSGVVEHVARTHHLSLGVLLTRVLQELSSMQVEAHNRHAHYIRKELIITGQCGYDEEELESLIEESTEVFTQNLIRQNQLAKLQLSNLQERHEAFVKLEKSIVELHQLFQEIAQLVRDQGEMVTRIENNVYESQVKTEKGRMELQEARVNMKKALKKKFILGIILGVILLIIVLVIVFSFME, encoded by the exons atgccggCGCCTTCAGGAGGGCGGCGTCGTTCAGTGAGCCTACTGTTGGTGCTCCTGCTGGGGTTCCTCACCCTG AAACCCAAGGAGATCGTAATGACTCGGGACAGGCTCAAGGAGATGCAGGAAAAGAGCAAAGCCAACGGTGTGTCCGAGTCGGCGGTGGTCAGCATAGAAGGCAGCGAGGACCAGAAAGAGCTGATGGAACTACTGGAGAAACTTGGGCCTCTCTATGATAAGCTTAAG GTAATGACGACGCAGGTTCACGACGTCCGAAGAATGATTCACGACTACGACCAgcggcaggaggtggaggacaagGTGGACAGCATCAAGGGGGACGCCAGAAAACTCCGCGTGGAACTTGAGGGG GTGAAGGCCAAAATAGGGAAGagcagtggtgtggtggagCACGTGGCACGcacccaccacctctccctGGGTGTGCTGCTGACCCGGGTGCTGCAGGAGCTGTCGTCAATGCAGGTGGAGGCGCACAACAGACACGCGCACTACATCAGGAAGGAACTTATTATCACTG GGCAGTGTGGCTACGacgaggaggagctggagagcCTGATAGAAGAGTCCACGGAAGTCTTCACGCAGAACCTCATCCGGCAGAACCAGCTCGCCAAATTGCAGCTCAGTAACTTGCAGGAGCGACACGAGGCCTTTGTCAAGCTGGAGAAGTCTATCGTTGAACTTCACCAGCTGTTTCAA gagATTGCGCAGCTAGTGAGGGATCAAGGGGAGATGGTGACAAGGATAGAGAACAACGTCTACGAGTCGCAGGTCAAGACAGAGAAGGGACGGATGGAGCTGCAGGAGGCCAGGGTCAACATGAAGAAGGCGCTAAAGAAGAAGTTTATCCTCGGCATCATCCTTGGGGTCATCCTGCTCATCATTGTCCTCGTCATCGTCTTCTCT
- the LOC135093048 gene encoding syntaxin-1A-like isoform X4, protein MTRDRLKEMQEKSKANGVSESAVVSIEGSEDQKELMELLEKLGPLYDKLKVMTTQVHDVRRMIHDYDQRQEVEDKVDSIKGDARKLRVELEGVKAKIGKSSGVVEHVARTHHLSLGVLLTRVLQELSSMQVEAHNRHAHYIRKELIITGQCGYDEEELESLIEESTEVFTQNLIRQNQLAKLQLSNLQERHEAFVKLEKSIVELHQLFQEIAQLVRDQGEMVTRIENNVYESQVKTEKGRMELQEARVNMKKALKKKFILGIILGVILLIIVLVIVFSFME, encoded by the exons ATGACTCGGGACAGGCTCAAGGAGATGCAGGAAAAGAGCAAAGCCAACGGTGTGTCCGAGTCGGCGGTGGTCAGCATAGAAGGCAGCGAGGACCAGAAAGAGCTGATGGAACTACTGGAGAAACTTGGGCCTCTCTATGATAAGCTTAAG GTAATGACGACGCAGGTTCACGACGTCCGAAGAATGATTCACGACTACGACCAgcggcaggaggtggaggacaagGTGGACAGCATCAAGGGGGACGCCAGAAAACTCCGCGTGGAACTTGAGGGG GTGAAGGCCAAAATAGGGAAGagcagtggtgtggtggagCACGTGGCACGcacccaccacctctccctGGGTGTGCTGCTGACCCGGGTGCTGCAGGAGCTGTCGTCAATGCAGGTGGAGGCGCACAACAGACACGCGCACTACATCAGGAAGGAACTTATTATCACTG GGCAGTGTGGCTACGacgaggaggagctggagagcCTGATAGAAGAGTCCACGGAAGTCTTCACGCAGAACCTCATCCGGCAGAACCAGCTCGCCAAATTGCAGCTCAGTAACTTGCAGGAGCGACACGAGGCCTTTGTCAAGCTGGAGAAGTCTATCGTTGAACTTCACCAGCTGTTTCAA gagATTGCGCAGCTAGTGAGGGATCAAGGGGAGATGGTGACAAGGATAGAGAACAACGTCTACGAGTCGCAGGTCAAGACAGAGAAGGGACGGATGGAGCTGCAGGAGGCCAGGGTCAACATGAAGAAGGCGCTAAAGAAGAAGTTTATCCTCGGCATCATCCTTGGGGTCATCCTGCTCATCATTGTCCTCGTCATCGTCTTCTCT
- the LOC135093048 gene encoding syntaxin-1A-like isoform X2, whose protein sequence is MQVEGSVCIERVLVCLNIEKPKEIVMTRDRLKEMQEKSKANGVSESAVVSIEGSEDQKELMELLEKLGPLYDKLKVMTTQVHDVRRMIHDYDQRQEVEDKVDSIKGDARKLRVELEGVKAKIGKSSGVVEHVARTHHLSLGVLLTRVLQELSSMQVEAHNRHAHYIRKELIITGQCGYDEEELESLIEESTEVFTQNLIRQNQLAKLQLSNLQERHEAFVKLEKSIVELHQLFQEIAQLVRDQGEMVTRIENNVYESQVKTEKGRMELQEARVNMKKALKKKFILGIILGVILLIIVLVIVFSFME, encoded by the exons aTGCAAGTAGAAGGCAGTGTTTGTATTGAGcgtgtgttagtgtgtttaAATATTGAG AAACCCAAGGAGATCGTAATGACTCGGGACAGGCTCAAGGAGATGCAGGAAAAGAGCAAAGCCAACGGTGTGTCCGAGTCGGCGGTGGTCAGCATAGAAGGCAGCGAGGACCAGAAAGAGCTGATGGAACTACTGGAGAAACTTGGGCCTCTCTATGATAAGCTTAAG GTAATGACGACGCAGGTTCACGACGTCCGAAGAATGATTCACGACTACGACCAgcggcaggaggtggaggacaagGTGGACAGCATCAAGGGGGACGCCAGAAAACTCCGCGTGGAACTTGAGGGG GTGAAGGCCAAAATAGGGAAGagcagtggtgtggtggagCACGTGGCACGcacccaccacctctccctGGGTGTGCTGCTGACCCGGGTGCTGCAGGAGCTGTCGTCAATGCAGGTGGAGGCGCACAACAGACACGCGCACTACATCAGGAAGGAACTTATTATCACTG GGCAGTGTGGCTACGacgaggaggagctggagagcCTGATAGAAGAGTCCACGGAAGTCTTCACGCAGAACCTCATCCGGCAGAACCAGCTCGCCAAATTGCAGCTCAGTAACTTGCAGGAGCGACACGAGGCCTTTGTCAAGCTGGAGAAGTCTATCGTTGAACTTCACCAGCTGTTTCAA gagATTGCGCAGCTAGTGAGGGATCAAGGGGAGATGGTGACAAGGATAGAGAACAACGTCTACGAGTCGCAGGTCAAGACAGAGAAGGGACGGATGGAGCTGCAGGAGGCCAGGGTCAACATGAAGAAGGCGCTAAAGAAGAAGTTTATCCTCGGCATCATCCTTGGGGTCATCCTGCTCATCATTGTCCTCGTCATCGTCTTCTCT
- the LOC135093048 gene encoding syntaxin-1A-like isoform X3 gives MMKPKEIVMTRDRLKEMQEKSKANGVSESAVVSIEGSEDQKELMELLEKLGPLYDKLKVMTTQVHDVRRMIHDYDQRQEVEDKVDSIKGDARKLRVELEGVKAKIGKSSGVVEHVARTHHLSLGVLLTRVLQELSSMQVEAHNRHAHYIRKELIITGQCGYDEEELESLIEESTEVFTQNLIRQNQLAKLQLSNLQERHEAFVKLEKSIVELHQLFQEIAQLVRDQGEMVTRIENNVYESQVKTEKGRMELQEARVNMKKALKKKFILGIILGVILLIIVLVIVFSFME, from the exons ATGATG AAACCCAAGGAGATCGTAATGACTCGGGACAGGCTCAAGGAGATGCAGGAAAAGAGCAAAGCCAACGGTGTGTCCGAGTCGGCGGTGGTCAGCATAGAAGGCAGCGAGGACCAGAAAGAGCTGATGGAACTACTGGAGAAACTTGGGCCTCTCTATGATAAGCTTAAG GTAATGACGACGCAGGTTCACGACGTCCGAAGAATGATTCACGACTACGACCAgcggcaggaggtggaggacaagGTGGACAGCATCAAGGGGGACGCCAGAAAACTCCGCGTGGAACTTGAGGGG GTGAAGGCCAAAATAGGGAAGagcagtggtgtggtggagCACGTGGCACGcacccaccacctctccctGGGTGTGCTGCTGACCCGGGTGCTGCAGGAGCTGTCGTCAATGCAGGTGGAGGCGCACAACAGACACGCGCACTACATCAGGAAGGAACTTATTATCACTG GGCAGTGTGGCTACGacgaggaggagctggagagcCTGATAGAAGAGTCCACGGAAGTCTTCACGCAGAACCTCATCCGGCAGAACCAGCTCGCCAAATTGCAGCTCAGTAACTTGCAGGAGCGACACGAGGCCTTTGTCAAGCTGGAGAAGTCTATCGTTGAACTTCACCAGCTGTTTCAA gagATTGCGCAGCTAGTGAGGGATCAAGGGGAGATGGTGACAAGGATAGAGAACAACGTCTACGAGTCGCAGGTCAAGACAGAGAAGGGACGGATGGAGCTGCAGGAGGCCAGGGTCAACATGAAGAAGGCGCTAAAGAAGAAGTTTATCCTCGGCATCATCCTTGGGGTCATCCTGCTCATCATTGTCCTCGTCATCGTCTTCTCT